A genomic window from Acidimicrobiia bacterium includes:
- the ftsW gene encoding putative lipid II flippase FtsW, which produces MRRGASISKPSFENWRRGAFPARDPWVDEMKSWVLRKQPRRLPATPSTERTRGSNAGGLAVTVAALVVFGLVMVMSSSAVASMEKGQGAFGIFTRQLLFAIFGSLLMWRLSGIDYHSLRKLAFPFLAVVSLLLVLVLVPGIGVEAGGASRWIGWGSIGVQPSEFAKLAFVLYAASVLTQRERVPTSTKDFLFPTAPVMAVLTGLIMAQPDLGTTVALGIVFFVVLWAAGIPLRSLSWLAGTACGAFVALALSADYRKARLFSFVDPWSSADSAGYHAIQSMLAIGSGGWTGVGLGAGRQKWLFLPNAHTDFVFAVIGEELGFVGCVAVILLFCAFALFGVRTALRAPDRFGRVLAASITGWISIQAFVNIGVTSGRLPVTGVPLPFISTGGSALLTVLSACGILLAIARQGDRAASGEIGGCAVKAGSTGSNAQSRSSTERP; this is translated from the coding sequence ATGAGGAGAGGGGCGAGCATTTCAAAGCCGTCGTTCGAGAATTGGCGTCGCGGAGCGTTTCCAGCGAGAGATCCATGGGTGGATGAAATGAAATCATGGGTCTTGCGAAAACAGCCCCGCAGGCTGCCCGCAACCCCTTCGACGGAAAGAACACGGGGTTCCAATGCGGGCGGGCTCGCTGTGACTGTGGCAGCGCTCGTAGTCTTCGGCCTAGTGATGGTTATGTCTTCTAGTGCTGTTGCCTCGATGGAAAAAGGACAGGGAGCGTTCGGTATTTTCACGAGGCAGCTGCTTTTTGCGATATTTGGCTCATTGCTTATGTGGCGACTCTCCGGTATTGACTACCACAGCCTCAGAAAGCTGGCATTCCCTTTTCTTGCGGTAGTCTCGCTTTTGCTAGTGCTGGTTTTGGTGCCCGGTATAGGAGTAGAGGCAGGGGGGGCATCGCGTTGGATCGGGTGGGGTAGCATCGGAGTGCAGCCTTCTGAGTTTGCGAAGTTAGCTTTTGTGCTCTACGCGGCCTCCGTCCTCACGCAGAGAGAGAGGGTACCGACCTCGACGAAAGATTTTTTGTTCCCGACGGCTCCCGTTATGGCGGTGCTTACTGGGTTGATTATGGCTCAGCCTGATCTAGGAACCACAGTAGCTCTGGGAATTGTCTTCTTCGTTGTGTTGTGGGCCGCAGGCATTCCTCTCAGAAGTCTCAGCTGGCTAGCAGGCACAGCGTGTGGCGCGTTCGTAGCGCTAGCCCTGTCGGCAGATTATCGGAAGGCTCGCCTGTTTTCTTTTGTAGACCCGTGGTCCAGCGCGGACTCAGCCGGTTATCACGCTATCCAGTCAATGCTCGCAATTGGATCGGGAGGATGGACTGGAGTAGGGCTCGGAGCAGGGCGTCAGAAGTGGTTGTTCCTACCCAATGCTCACACCGACTTTGTCTTCGCTGTGATCGGGGAAGAGTTGGGATTCGTTGGATGTGTTGCGGTGATACTACTGTTTTGCGCGTTTGCATTGTTTGGCGTGAGAACTGCGTTGAGAGCTCCGGATCGATTCGGCAGAGTACTCGCAGCCTCGATTACGGGGTGGATCTCGATTCAAGCCTTCGTCAACATCGGCGTGACCAGTGGGCGTCTTCCAGTAACCGGAGTTCCACTGCCGTTCATCTCTACAGGAGGTTCAGCACTTCTGACCGTGTTGTCGGCTTGTGGGATCTTGTTGGCGATCGCCCGTCAAGGAGATCGGGCGGCGTCTGGGGAAATAGGGGGGTGCGCAGTAAAAGCGGGATCGACCGGAAGCAACGCCCAAAGCAGGAGTTCTACAGAAAGGCCGTGA
- the murD gene encoding UDP-N-acetylmuramoyl-L-alanine--D-glutamate ligase: MVLGRRAGSVKRTSKDDRATSSGREAVLLALQSAGIASKVCVIGLEKTGMAVAATLLTSGVSVVAVEEASDPKKASNAAQLESIAADSGAPVSFAAHLGSAALLDHSVLEGAGLVVPSPGVPKSSLVMKVCEKACGLVWSEVELAYRVVEARRRLGDTLSLVAVTGTNGKTTTVRLIEHLLRSCGLTAFGCGNIGVPFIETALSAPSDSWLVVEVSSFQLALCDEFRPDVSVFLNFAPDHLDWHPDVDDYAEAKAKIFANQSKGDVAIYNCADSSVIDIAASRIPPEVHRIPFATASTQETSGDVVFEQDGSLRLPDGSILAMPRFQDRRHARGAAASNIPAEDAAAAVATALAVGIDPTQALSAIESFAPLPHRMEVVEEVCGRTFVNDSKATNPHAVLAAVSAYDRVVLIAGGRNKGIDLSAFSSAIAGSKRVKSVVCIGESGPDLFYLLSAQGVSVSLAPSMENAVEAAFESSAPGDTVLLSPGCASFDWYRNYEERGEHFKAVVRELASRSVSSERSMGG; the protein is encoded by the coding sequence ATGGTTCTCGGACGAAGGGCTGGATCGGTGAAGAGAACTTCGAAAGACGACAGGGCGACTTCGAGTGGTAGAGAAGCTGTCTTGTTAGCGCTCCAGAGCGCCGGTATTGCATCGAAAGTATGTGTAATCGGTCTCGAAAAAACGGGTATGGCGGTAGCGGCAACCCTTTTGACATCTGGAGTCTCGGTAGTCGCTGTAGAAGAGGCAAGCGATCCGAAGAAAGCATCCAACGCTGCGCAACTCGAGTCTATTGCAGCCGATTCGGGCGCTCCAGTGTCGTTTGCGGCCCATCTTGGTAGCGCTGCCCTTTTAGACCACTCGGTCCTCGAGGGCGCGGGTCTTGTCGTTCCCAGCCCAGGGGTTCCCAAAAGTTCATTGGTGATGAAGGTGTGCGAAAAAGCATGCGGGTTGGTTTGGTCAGAGGTAGAGCTCGCATACAGAGTCGTCGAGGCACGACGTCGTTTGGGCGATACCCTGTCGCTGGTTGCGGTTACAGGAACGAACGGCAAGACAACGACGGTGCGACTGATCGAGCACCTTCTCCGAAGTTGCGGGCTAACCGCCTTCGGATGCGGAAACATCGGCGTTCCTTTTATAGAAACTGCGCTTTCTGCACCTTCCGATTCCTGGCTTGTAGTTGAGGTGTCCAGTTTCCAGCTGGCTTTGTGCGATGAGTTTCGCCCCGACGTTTCCGTGTTTTTGAACTTTGCGCCGGACCATTTGGATTGGCACCCCGATGTAGATGACTACGCCGAAGCAAAAGCGAAGATTTTTGCGAACCAGTCCAAGGGGGATGTCGCGATCTACAACTGCGCGGATTCCTCAGTTATCGACATAGCAGCGTCTCGCATTCCACCGGAAGTACATCGAATCCCCTTCGCTACCGCTTCCACCCAAGAAACTTCCGGTGACGTAGTCTTTGAACAAGACGGCTCGCTGCGATTGCCGGATGGATCGATCCTGGCAATGCCACGGTTCCAGGACCGCAGGCACGCTAGGGGCGCGGCCGCTAGCAATATCCCTGCCGAGGATGCGGCAGCTGCCGTGGCAACAGCTTTGGCCGTAGGGATAGATCCCACACAGGCATTATCTGCGATCGAATCGTTCGCACCGCTCCCACATCGAATGGAAGTGGTGGAGGAAGTGTGCGGTCGAACATTTGTGAATGATTCGAAAGCGACGAATCCGCACGCAGTGCTTGCGGCGGTGTCCGCTTATGACCGGGTCGTGCTTATAGCGGGCGGTCGCAACAAGGGAATCGACCTCTCAGCTTTTTCGTCGGCTATAGCAGGCAGCAAGCGAGTGAAGAGTGTCGTGTGTATCGGAGAGTCCGGTCCCGACCTCTTCTATTTGCTCTCAGCTCAAGGAGTCTCGGTATCACTCGCCCCTTCTATGGAAAATGCAGTAGAAGCAGCGTTCGAGTCGAGCGCTCCGGGCGACACAGTTCTTTTAAGTCCCGGGTGCGCGTCGTTCGACTGGTATCGAAACTATGAGGAGAGGGGCGAGCATTTCAAAGCCGTCGTTCGAGAATTGGCGTCGCGGAGCGTTTCCAGCGAGAGATCCATGGGTGGATGA
- a CDS encoding phospho-N-acetylmuramoyl-pentapeptide-transferase: protein MVSLALAIGASGLSAMLITPLFIRILRRHGIGEEIREDGPERHISKRGTPTMGGVVIVISSLLGYSVAHLPFRRTVPISWPAILCYFVVVSMGALGVADDWSKARQIRKTGLSKSTKFLGQIAIASVFAGGAMHIGAPTTASFITGGIELGALFVPFALLVIAASSNSVNLTDGLDGLAAGAAGLVYAAYMFISFWQFNQRATDLYPATKALDAQLDMAIFAGSMFAACIGFLWWNAAPAKIFMGDAGALALGGGIAASAMMTSTPLLLPILGGLFVLETISVIVQVIAFRLFKRRVFLMAPVHHHFELKGWPEFTVIVRFWIISGLFVGLGLAIFYGDFLIRSGL from the coding sequence ATGGTAAGTCTCGCCTTGGCAATTGGGGCTTCGGGGTTGTCGGCTATGTTGATCACCCCATTGTTCATCCGTATTCTTCGACGGCACGGGATCGGTGAAGAGATCAGAGAGGATGGCCCCGAGCGTCACATTTCGAAACGGGGTACGCCTACGATGGGGGGAGTGGTGATCGTCATCTCCTCTCTTCTTGGATACTCCGTGGCTCATCTCCCTTTTAGGCGTACAGTTCCCATTTCGTGGCCAGCGATTCTTTGTTACTTCGTTGTTGTCTCGATGGGGGCCTTGGGCGTCGCGGACGACTGGTCGAAGGCTCGTCAGATTCGCAAGACTGGCCTTTCTAAGTCGACCAAGTTCTTAGGACAGATAGCCATAGCTAGTGTTTTCGCGGGCGGCGCGATGCACATTGGGGCACCGACGACCGCCTCTTTTATTACTGGGGGCATCGAGCTGGGTGCGTTGTTCGTGCCGTTCGCCCTTTTAGTGATCGCTGCAAGCTCCAACTCTGTAAACCTGACCGACGGGCTCGACGGCCTAGCTGCGGGTGCAGCCGGATTGGTGTATGCGGCATATATGTTCATTTCCTTCTGGCAATTCAATCAGAGGGCAACCGATCTTTATCCAGCAACAAAGGCTCTGGACGCACAACTGGATATGGCGATTTTTGCCGGATCGATGTTCGCGGCATGTATCGGGTTCCTGTGGTGGAACGCTGCTCCTGCGAAGATTTTCATGGGGGACGCAGGAGCCCTTGCATTGGGAGGAGGTATTGCAGCCTCCGCCATGATGACATCGACCCCACTTTTGCTACCTATCCTCGGCGGTCTTTTTGTGTTGGAGACTATATCGGTGATCGTCCAAGTGATTGCATTTAGGTTGTTCAAGAGGCGCGTCTTTCTGATGGCTCCGGTACACCATCACTTCGAACTAAAAGGCTGGCCTGAGTTCACGGTGATCGTGCGGTTTTGGATTATCAGTGGACTCTTCGTCGGTTTGGGGCTGGCTATCTTCTACGGCGATTTCCTCATCAGATCGGGGTTGTAA
- a CDS encoding UDP-N-acetylmuramoyl-L-alanyl-D-glutamate--2,6-diaminopimelate ligase, which produces MSKGDAEPFRSVRLVTLLSTLEKAGIPFNLRAAGDLEKIEVTGVAYDSRRLSRGNAFFAIRGERTDGHLYIKDVLNRGARAIFVQHFDPDWLGVDRERGFCVIEVPSTRKAMGIAAAAFYGDPSKNGLALIGVTGTNGKTTTASLLTSIVEAGGVRCGLIGTVEVRIGDRRLPSVRTTPEAPDLQKLLAEMLESGLKACAIEVSSHALALERVRGCSFKTAVFTNLSQDHLDFHHTMDSYFEAKASLFSKEYTASAAVNVSDEWGKRLLQRLEVPWVSFGKKEDGADVYAEDVVFGASSTSFVLHCKARADEVERGRAGDTKGAKNGGVSSGLLRSAGSHDKARVEIPLAGTFAVWNALAAAACATAMGIEFEHVLAGLEAAPPVPGRFEIVQKGQDFLAVVDYAHTPESVKAVLRSARALKGSETAKVIVVVGCGGDRDRAKRPLMGRAAVEEADFAVFTSDNPRSEDPQSILEQIVAGAEQAERPVGRFMTELDRRKAIHTAISMAGPGDVVVIAGKGHETGQIFKDETVPFDDREVVREALHALRGRQARPGSAQW; this is translated from the coding sequence ATGTCCAAGGGAGATGCCGAACCCTTCCGGTCCGTGAGGCTTGTAACGCTCTTGAGTACTCTGGAGAAAGCAGGTATCCCTTTCAACCTTCGAGCTGCTGGGGATCTCGAGAAGATCGAAGTAACCGGAGTAGCTTACGACTCCAGGCGACTTTCGCGCGGGAATGCGTTCTTCGCAATCCGCGGAGAAAGGACAGATGGACACCTGTACATAAAGGACGTCTTGAATCGAGGCGCCAGGGCGATCTTTGTCCAACATTTCGACCCTGATTGGCTCGGTGTTGACCGCGAAAGGGGTTTTTGTGTAATCGAAGTCCCTTCGACCCGCAAAGCAATGGGGATTGCGGCGGCGGCATTTTACGGAGATCCATCTAAAAATGGTCTTGCATTGATCGGAGTCACCGGCACTAACGGCAAGACGACGACTGCATCGCTTTTGACATCGATTGTTGAAGCTGGCGGAGTGCGCTGCGGTCTAATAGGCACCGTCGAGGTGCGCATCGGTGATCGCAGACTTCCCTCCGTGCGCACGACGCCAGAAGCCCCCGATTTGCAAAAGCTTCTCGCCGAAATGCTGGAGTCAGGGTTGAAAGCATGCGCAATAGAGGTGTCTTCTCATGCCCTTGCTCTGGAACGAGTAAGGGGCTGTAGTTTCAAAACGGCTGTTTTTACGAACCTGTCCCAAGATCACCTGGATTTCCACCACACTATGGACTCATATTTCGAGGCAAAAGCCTCTCTTTTCTCAAAGGAGTACACCGCTTCAGCGGCAGTCAACGTCTCGGACGAATGGGGTAAGCGCTTACTCCAACGCCTAGAAGTTCCTTGGGTCTCTTTTGGGAAAAAAGAGGATGGTGCAGATGTGTACGCAGAGGATGTGGTTTTTGGGGCCAGCTCTACCTCTTTTGTTCTTCACTGCAAGGCTCGCGCGGATGAGGTTGAAAGAGGACGGGCCGGTGACACCAAAGGTGCCAAGAATGGTGGTGTGAGCAGCGGTTTACTCCGGTCAGCTGGCTCGCACGACAAAGCTCGGGTGGAAATTCCTCTGGCTGGCACATTCGCGGTTTGGAATGCGTTGGCAGCTGCGGCGTGTGCAACAGCTATGGGCATTGAGTTTGAACACGTGCTGGCTGGGCTCGAGGCTGCACCACCGGTGCCGGGACGATTTGAGATAGTCCAGAAGGGACAGGACTTCCTCGCTGTCGTTGACTATGCACACACCCCCGAATCGGTAAAAGCAGTGCTTAGATCTGCTCGTGCGCTCAAGGGTTCAGAGACGGCGAAAGTAATTGTCGTTGTTGGTTGTGGTGGCGATCGTGATCGGGCGAAGCGGCCGCTGATGGGTAGAGCGGCTGTCGAGGAAGCGGATTTTGCTGTTTTCACGAGTGACAATCCTCGCAGCGAAGATCCTCAATCCATACTCGAACAGATTGTGGCTGGGGCCGAGCAAGCGGAAAGACCAGTTGGACGATTTATGACAGAGCTCGATCGGCGGAAAGCGATACATACTGCGATTTCCATGGCTGGTCCCGGAGATGTTGTGGTCATCGCGGGAAAGGGGCATGAGACAGGGCAAATCTTCAAGGACGAGACGGTACCGTTTGACGATCGCGAGGTCGTAAGAGAGGCATTGCATGCTCTCCGAGGACGCCAAGCTCGCCCAGGGAGCGCACAATGGTAA
- a CDS encoding peptidoglycan glycosyltransferase, producing MNSGAPVVEHPALSAAKAADKAGRRRIGGLLAVILLVAASEVARLVQLQGIQGARFKELATAQRFRVAQLSTPRGDILDCNGKSLAISVKAMTVVANPSAIADKEKVASTLSGILELPFHEVLARISGDSKFAYVARKIDYSRAEKIRAASLDGITLVEESTRRYPGGSLAASVLGFVGTDNQGLEGLEKGAEQLLAGIPGSFAVEQDPQGRPIPQAEYHFEPPVAGSDVMLTIDSDVQYRAESFLASAVERYKAKGGSILVMEADTGEILAMANLPTFDPNEFWKADGWSRRNRLTADVFEPGSTNKVITAAAALEEHAISLDEKIGVPNRYRIADAEFKDAEEHPPVSWTVRDIVVHSSNIGTIKIAQRLGAQTLDKYLRAFGYGTPTGLPIPGEAKGIVLPADKWWATSIGTIPIGQGIAVTGVQLAQVYATIANDGVRVSPRLLKARVIDPEGRKVEELAPTTASVRVVSPETAKELREILAGVVAEGTGKRAAVAGYQVAGKTGTARKPSESGGYLDRYVASFIGFAPVERPKFVVAVVLDEPVPYYGGLSAAPVFSDVMGFVLRHYDIPPSGDQSAFAKGSRTETLEDSVTASNSARGRARVGSGG from the coding sequence ATGAACTCCGGTGCTCCTGTGGTTGAACACCCGGCTCTAAGTGCCGCAAAAGCAGCGGACAAGGCGGGACGCAGGAGGATCGGAGGCCTGTTGGCGGTCATTCTTCTTGTTGCAGCTAGCGAGGTAGCGAGACTCGTACAGTTACAAGGAATTCAAGGTGCCAGATTCAAGGAGCTGGCTACTGCTCAAAGGTTTCGAGTGGCACAGCTTTCCACTCCGAGGGGGGACATCTTGGACTGCAACGGGAAGTCCCTTGCAATTTCGGTCAAAGCGATGACCGTTGTGGCGAATCCATCTGCGATCGCTGACAAAGAAAAGGTTGCCTCGACCCTTTCCGGCATTTTGGAACTTCCATTTCACGAAGTATTGGCACGTATCTCTGGAGACTCGAAGTTCGCATATGTTGCTCGTAAGATCGATTACTCGAGGGCAGAGAAGATACGAGCCGCGTCGCTAGACGGGATAACCCTTGTGGAGGAGTCGACCAGGCGATATCCCGGTGGAAGCCTCGCTGCCTCTGTTCTGGGGTTTGTAGGTACAGACAACCAAGGTCTGGAAGGGCTCGAAAAAGGCGCCGAGCAGCTTTTGGCTGGCATCCCAGGATCTTTCGCGGTCGAGCAGGATCCCCAAGGTCGCCCCATCCCTCAAGCGGAGTATCACTTTGAGCCGCCAGTAGCGGGCTCGGACGTAATGCTGACGATCGATAGTGATGTCCAGTACCGCGCTGAGTCGTTTTTAGCCTCAGCGGTCGAGCGTTACAAAGCTAAAGGTGGCTCCATCCTCGTGATGGAGGCCGACACAGGTGAAATTTTGGCAATGGCTAATCTTCCTACGTTTGACCCGAACGAATTTTGGAAGGCAGATGGCTGGTCTAGAAGAAACCGCTTGACTGCCGATGTCTTCGAGCCAGGCTCTACGAACAAGGTGATTACTGCAGCTGCCGCCCTCGAAGAGCATGCGATTTCTCTCGACGAAAAAATCGGGGTTCCCAACAGATACCGCATCGCCGATGCAGAGTTCAAAGATGCCGAGGAGCACCCCCCTGTGTCTTGGACCGTACGAGACATCGTGGTTCACTCCTCTAACATCGGGACTATAAAGATTGCCCAGCGTTTGGGAGCGCAAACTCTCGACAAATATCTGCGTGCGTTCGGGTACGGAACGCCTACGGGGCTTCCCATTCCTGGGGAGGCTAAAGGTATCGTTCTGCCGGCGGACAAATGGTGGGCAACTTCCATCGGCACCATCCCAATAGGGCAAGGGATCGCTGTAACTGGTGTTCAGTTGGCTCAGGTCTATGCGACCATCGCTAACGACGGTGTACGGGTTTCTCCCCGCCTTCTCAAAGCGCGAGTGATAGACCCCGAGGGCAGGAAAGTCGAGGAGCTTGCACCCACGACTGCATCGGTCCGAGTCGTCTCACCCGAAACGGCGAAAGAGCTGCGCGAGATTCTCGCGGGTGTAGTGGCGGAAGGAACGGGAAAGCGGGCTGCTGTCGCTGGTTACCAGGTAGCCGGAAAGACTGGAACGGCGAGAAAGCCGTCCGAAAGCGGTGGGTATCTCGACCGTTATGTAGCCTCTTTCATCGGATTCGCTCCTGTGGAGCGCCCCAAGTTCGTTGTCGCAGTGGTACTCGACGAGCCGGTCCCGTACTACGGGGGATTGTCTGCTGCTCCGGTATTTTCTGATGTCATGGGCTTTGTACTGAGGCACTACGACATCCCCCCTTCTGGGGATCAATCTGCTTTTGCAAAAGGGTCTCGCACTGAGACTCTGGAAGACTCTGTGACTGCTTCTAACTCGGCCCGAGGACGTGCACGCGTGGGCTCTGGCGGATGA